A window of the Juglans microcarpa x Juglans regia isolate MS1-56 chromosome 5D, Jm3101_v1.0, whole genome shotgun sequence genome harbors these coding sequences:
- the LOC121264860 gene encoding F-box protein CPR1-like — protein sequence MAGMPPDVLTDILCRLPVKPLLQFRSVSKSWRCLIDSPGFIYLHYKKSTETGSNLTLILRKDSELYSVDLHLMNNAVDLAHPLMCYSNRIQVLGSCNGLLCIANVAEDIALWNPFLRKHKVLPFLPMERNNNYGSFLLGSRVYGFGYDPVHEDHKLVRISQFIDLDNEVFFSKVKVYSLRENELRDSEDISYFLCYTRKNGTLASGCLHWVVNRKFIDEADTIVSFDLTVESFREVPMPECTKEWIQIDVGVLGGCVCMVANYKLHVDVWVMKEYGVKESWAKLFAVAQDEVFGGSLKPLAYSKSGEEVLFQQNHERLVWYDLRVKSVRNVNLGGLPASFEAEVCVQSLVPVEVRRKDNDQQQNSGEKDNNKKRDDFLSEGFKLVL from the exons ATGGCGGGGATGCCGCCGGATGTACTCACTGACATACTCTGCCGACTACCTGTTAAGCCACTCCTTCAGTTCCGGTCCGTCTCCAAGTCATGGCGGTGCCTGATTGATAGTCCGGGCTTCATCTAccttcactacaagaaatccaCCGAAACTGGCTCTAACCTCACCCTTATACTCCGAAAGGATTCCGAGCTTTACTCGGTGGACCTACACCTCATGAACAACGCCGTCGATCTCGCTCACCCTTTGATGTGCTACAGCAATCGGATTCAAGTACTGGGCTCCTGCAACGGATTGCTCTGTATTGCTAACGTGGCGGAAGATATCGCTCTGTGGAACCCTTTCCTCCGAAAGCACAAAGTCTTGCCCTTTTTGCCTATGGAGAGAAACAATAACTACGGGTCGTTCTTGCTGGGCTCGCGGGTTTACGGATTCGGGTACGACCCGGTTCACGAGGATCACAAGCTAGTGAGGATTTCGCAGTTTATTGATTTGGACAACGAAGTGTTTTTCTCAAAGGTTAAGGTTTATAGTCTGAGAGAGAACGAGTTGAGAGACTCCGAAgacatttcttattttttgtgttatACGAGGAAAAATGGGACACTCGCTAGTGGTTGTCTGCATTGGGTGGTGAACCGGAAGTTCATCGACGAGGCTGATACGATTGTGTCGTTTGATCTGACGGTTGAGAGTTTTCGGGAGGTGCCGATGCCTGAATGTACGAAGGAATGGATTCAAATAGATGTGGGAGTGTTGGGTGGGTGCGTTTGTATGGTGGCGAATTACAAACTTCACGTTGATGTTTGGGTGATGAAGGAGTATGGGGTTAAGGAGTCTTGGGCCAAGCTGTTTGCGGTCGCACAAGATGAGGTTTTTGGTGGGTCTTTGAAGCCATTGGCTTATTCAAAGAGCGGTGAGGAGGTTCTGTTCCAACAGAATCATGAGAGGCTTGTGTGGTACGATTTGAGAGTAAAAAGTGTCAGGAATGTGAATCTTGGTGGCCTGCCAGCTTCGTTTGAGGCTGAGGTATGCGTCCAAAGTCTTGTTCCGGTTGAGGTGCGTAGAAAAGATAATGACCAGCAACAGAATTCTGGAGAGAAGGATAATAACAAGAAAAG GGATGATTTCCTGTCAGAAGGCTTCAAGCTGGTGTTATAA